Proteins from a genomic interval of Halopseudomonas litoralis:
- a CDS encoding vWA domain-containing protein: MMFEFHWPLCFLLLPLPWLYRRWLPAAETRSAALQVSFMQRLEALRPLSAQHSSPGRKWPYLVVWVLLVSAAARPELLGETLPTPVTGRDMMLALDLSGSMEFRDMQLDGEEVNRLVLVKHLLGEFVDRRHGDRLGLILFGSQAYVQAPLTHDRQAVSEWLEESFIGLAGRETAIGDAIGLAVKRLLDEPASSRVLILITDGANTAGNVSPLRAARLAAEHGIRIFSIGVGADTQTQDNTTASLWGLQFDPSIELDEGSLKEIALITDGSYFRARNEADLQAIYQRLDELEPALRDGLPDRQTTPLYPWPLGLALTLSLMLSGSVVLRRGRHV, translated from the coding sequence ATGATGTTTGAATTCCACTGGCCCCTGTGCTTTCTACTGCTGCCGCTGCCCTGGCTTTACCGGCGCTGGCTACCCGCCGCCGAGACCCGTTCAGCCGCATTGCAGGTCAGCTTCATGCAGCGTCTGGAAGCACTGCGGCCACTCTCTGCGCAGCACAGCAGTCCGGGACGCAAATGGCCTTATCTGGTGGTCTGGGTGCTGCTGGTCAGCGCCGCTGCCCGCCCCGAGCTGCTCGGTGAAACGCTGCCGACACCGGTCACCGGTCGGGACATGATGCTGGCGCTGGATCTGTCCGGCAGCATGGAGTTTCGAGACATGCAGCTGGATGGCGAAGAGGTCAATCGACTGGTACTGGTCAAGCATCTGCTTGGCGAGTTTGTTGATCGTCGCCACGGTGACCGGCTGGGGCTGATTCTGTTCGGAAGCCAGGCCTATGTGCAGGCACCGCTCACCCATGACCGGCAAGCGGTCAGCGAATGGTTGGAAGAAAGCTTCATCGGTCTCGCCGGCCGGGAAACCGCCATCGGCGATGCCATCGGCCTGGCGGTCAAGCGGCTGCTGGATGAACCCGCATCGAGCCGGGTGCTGATCCTGATTACCGACGGCGCCAATACCGCCGGCAATGTCAGCCCGCTGCGCGCAGCCCGGCTGGCCGCCGAGCACGGCATACGCATTTTCAGCATAGGTGTCGGTGCTGATACCCAGACGCAGGACAACACCACTGCCAGCCTGTGGGGATTGCAGTTCGATCCCTCCATCGAGCTGGATGAGGGCAGTCTGAAGGAAATTGCCCTGATCACCGACGGCAGCTATTTTCGTGCACGTAACGAGGCGGATCTGCAGGCCATCTATCAGCGCCTGGACGAGCTGGAACCCGCTTTGCGCGACGGCCTGCCCGACCGTCAGACAACGCCGCTGTATCCCTGGCCGCTGGGTCTGGCGCTGACATTGAGCCTGATGCTGTCGGGCAGCGTCGTCCTGCGGAGGGGCCGCCATGTCTGA
- a CDS encoding DUF4381 domain-containing protein, translating into MEESLYAQLTHPASPPAISWWPPAPGWWVLGCALLLVMLLLPWLLRYARRRKRRLNRRTRQMLADVPAALPDAQWLAAINISIKQRLKLRGDEAATRLFGEAWLDFLCSRSPKARRDILQPLAADLYRPDVELTQAQRQALLTELRRWMRHDDV; encoded by the coding sequence ATGGAAGAATCACTGTACGCCCAGCTGACTCATCCCGCCTCCCCGCCGGCGATCTCGTGGTGGCCCCCAGCGCCCGGCTGGTGGGTGCTCGGCTGCGCTCTGCTACTTGTCATGCTATTACTGCCCTGGCTGCTGCGCTATGCACGGCGCCGGAAACGGCGGTTGAATCGCCGCACCCGACAGATGCTGGCCGACGTGCCGGCAGCGCTGCCGGACGCCCAATGGTTGGCAGCCATCAATATCAGCATCAAACAACGGCTGAAGCTGCGCGGTGACGAGGCGGCCACGCGCCTGTTCGGTGAAGCCTGGCTCGACTTTCTGTGCAGCCGTTCGCCCAAGGCTCGCCGCGACATCCTGCAGCCTCTGGCTGCCGACTTATATCGGCCGGATGTCGAACTGACTCAGGCGCAGCGCCAGGCTTTGCTCACCGAGCTGCGACGCTGGATGCGCCACGATGATGTTTGA
- a CDS encoding DUF58 domain-containing protein, producing MTDSAAYITLDALLEARRHCRELPLSGRPMHAGRQTGRQFSRLRGRGIDFDQVRLYQPGDDIRNIDWRVTARTRKAHTKVFNEERERPIFVLCEQSSRMFFGTQRCFKSVLAAEACALIAWMALAHNDRIGGMVFDAEQCHEIRPRRSRQAILQLLNRLLSGNHALQPGAPAAMTDEPLNLALRHSREVIRPGSILYLLCDHSAIDGLSQPLLNALGAHNDLVLLPIFDPLEASLPSSPALEFVQDHQRLTLNTTDTALREAWATQFLTRQQAWQQLATRLRCGLQPLDTSRPPIEQLRLLLSTHARRRH from the coding sequence ATGACCGATTCCGCTGCCTATATCACCCTCGATGCGTTGCTGGAGGCGCGCCGTCATTGCCGTGAACTGCCACTGTCTGGCCGTCCCATGCATGCCGGACGTCAGACCGGCCGACAGTTTTCTCGATTGCGTGGACGCGGTATCGATTTCGATCAGGTGCGTCTGTACCAGCCCGGTGATGACATCCGCAATATCGACTGGCGGGTGACCGCACGCACCCGCAAGGCTCATACCAAGGTATTTAATGAAGAGCGCGAGCGGCCGATATTCGTTCTCTGCGAGCAGAGCAGCCGGATGTTCTTCGGCACTCAGAGGTGCTTCAAATCGGTACTGGCGGCTGAAGCCTGTGCCCTGATTGCCTGGATGGCGCTGGCTCACAATGATCGCATCGGCGGCATGGTGTTCGATGCCGAACAGTGCCATGAAATTCGCCCGCGCCGCAGCCGCCAGGCAATTCTGCAACTGCTTAATCGCCTGCTCAGCGGCAATCATGCATTACAGCCCGGCGCCCCGGCAGCCATGACCGACGAACCGCTCAACCTGGCGTTACGCCACAGTCGCGAAGTCATTCGTCCCGGCAGCATCCTTTATCTGTTGTGTGACCACTCTGCCATTGACGGTCTGAGCCAGCCCCTGTTGAATGCGCTGGGCGCGCACAATGATCTGGTCCTGCTGCCGATATTCGATCCTCTGGAGGCTAGCCTGCCCAGCAGCCCGGCCCTTGAGTTCGTGCAGGATCACCAGCGCCTGACGCTGAACACCACCGACACCGCACTGCGTGAGGCCTGGGCCACACAGTTCCTGACTCGCCAGCAAGCATGGCAACAACTTGCCACTCGATTGCGCTGCGGCCTGCAACCGCTGGATACCAGTCGCCCGCCTATCGAACAGCTCCGCCTGCTGCTGAGCACGCATGCACGGAGGCGTCACTGA
- a CDS encoding AAA family ATPase: MSHRESLLQLKTFMAQQIFGQEQLIDRMLICLLAGGHVLVEGAPGLAKTKAIKVLSEGIEADFHRIQFTPDLLPADITGTEIYRPETASFSFQQGPIFHHLVLADEINRAPAKVQSALLEAMAEQQVSIGRETWPLPELFMVMATQNPIEQEGTYPLPEAQLDRFLMHVRIGFPDAALERQILQLARGEAKGFEPRVAERVSQESILAARQEVLGLFMADAVEEYLIQLIMATRRPELYNPQLAEWIQLGASPRGTIALDRCARAHAWLAGRDFVSPEDVQAIVHDVLRHRLMLSFEAEAAGIDADRAITLLVESVAVV; the protein is encoded by the coding sequence ATGTCCCATCGCGAGTCACTGCTCCAGCTGAAAACCTTCATGGCTCAGCAGATATTCGGCCAGGAACAACTGATCGACCGTATGTTGATCTGTCTGCTCGCTGGTGGTCATGTGTTGGTCGAAGGTGCTCCCGGGCTGGCCAAGACCAAGGCGATCAAGGTGCTTTCCGAGGGCATCGAGGCGGACTTTCATCGTATCCAGTTCACCCCCGACCTGCTCCCGGCGGACATCACCGGTACCGAAATCTACCGCCCGGAAACCGCCAGCTTCAGCTTTCAGCAGGGACCGATCTTTCATCATCTGGTCCTGGCCGACGAGATCAACCGCGCACCGGCCAAGGTACAATCCGCCCTGCTCGAAGCCATGGCCGAGCAGCAGGTGAGTATTGGCCGGGAGACCTGGCCGTTGCCGGAGCTGTTCATGGTCATGGCCACGCAGAACCCCATCGAACAGGAAGGCACCTATCCGCTTCCGGAAGCGCAGCTGGATCGTTTCCTGATGCATGTGCGCATCGGCTTTCCCGATGCCGCACTGGAACGGCAGATCCTGCAGCTGGCCCGTGGCGAAGCCAAAGGCTTCGAGCCGCGCGTTGCCGAGCGGGTCAGCCAGGAGTCGATTCTTGCTGCTCGCCAGGAAGTGCTCGGCTTGTTCATGGCCGATGCGGTGGAGGAATACCTGATCCAACTGATCATGGCGACCCGCCGACCCGAGCTGTACAACCCGCAATTGGCCGAATGGATTCAACTGGGTGCCAGCCCGCGCGGCACCATAGCACTGGACCGCTGCGCCCGTGCCCACGCCTGGCTGGCCGGTCGCGACTTCGTCAGCCCGGAGGATGTCCAGGCCATAGTGCATGATGTATTGCGGCATAGGCTGATGCTCAGCTTCGAGGCCGAAGCAGCCGGTATCGACGCCGACCGGGCCATTACTCTGCTGGTTGAATCCGTTGCAGTGGTCTAG